The following proteins come from a genomic window of Miscanthus floridulus cultivar M001 chromosome 2, ASM1932011v1, whole genome shotgun sequence:
- the LOC136540129 gene encoding dnaJ protein ERDJ3A-like, with amino-acid sequence MGIPLRSLLVASLVLSSVVLHVAAAKTIDPYKVLGVDKNASQRDIQKAFHKLSLKYHPDKNKGKGAQEKFEEINNAYEILSDEEKRKNYDLYGDEKGNPGFGGGNFGNHEGYTYFGGGPKSSHFTSGNGWQTMGGQGNTKTFSFSFGGKPGASGGNPFGGGLDLGDVFSNLFGGGSMGDSHFGGSTGSARANTGISGQHSGTAKIQDITTQVFNKEVADQGTTWLLLFYTPQSKGQFVLESVMQDVVHSLDGALRAGKVNCDNEKSLCKRSGVSIGKSARLFIYSYATTEKGSLHEYSGEHDAKSLKTFCQEHLPRFSKRVDIGQFSFPLNVLPNLPQVLLLSSKKDTPAMWRAISGMFRNRLILYDAEVHDVSHPLLKSLGVKNLPAVIGRTVNGEELLLKDGISVKDLRSGIKELKTLLESFEKKNKKLSSNQANKKPSSQWEEKKVPLLTASNFEEICGEKTSVCIIGVFGSNKAKGQLETVLSEISKKTLIRGQNYNSRNAVSYALLDKDKQSAFLSSFDKSGYKSSDKLLIAYKPRRGRFAVYDDEVTLEEAERFVGSVLNGDVQLSSTKQKPVLR; translated from the exons ATGGGGATTCCCCTCCGGTCTCTCCTCgtcgcctcgctcgtcctcagtTCGGTCGTCTTGCACGTCGCAGCGGCCAAAACTATAGATCCGTACAAG GTTCTAGGAGTTGACAAGAATGCTAGCCAACGGGATATTCAGAAAGCCTTTCACAA GCTTTCTCTAAAATACCACCCTGACAAGAATAAAGGCAAGGGTGCGCAGGAAAAATTTGAAGAAATAAACAATG CATATGAGATTCTATCTGATGAAGAGAAGCGGAAAAACTATGACCTCTACGGGGATGAGAAGGGTAACCCTGGATTTGGTGGTGGAAATTTTGGAAATCATGAGGGCTATACATACTTTGGTGGTGGCCCCAAGTCCAGTCATTTCACATCTGGTAATGGATGGCAAACAATGGGTGGTCAAGGAAATACAAAAacgttttccttttcttttggtGGTAAACCTGGGGCCAGTGGTGGAAACCCGTTTGGTGGTGGTTTAGATCTTGGTGATGTTTTCTCGAACCTTTTTGGTGGTGGATCAATGGGTGATAGCCATTTTGGTGGATCAACTGGCTCAGCTAGAGCCAACACTGGAATTTCTGGTCAGCATTCTGGCACTGCCAAGATTCAGGATATCACCACACAAGTTTTCAATAAAGAAGTAGCTGACCAAGGAACTACTTGGCTTCTGTTATTTTATACACCCCAGTCAAAAGGTCAATTTGTGCTAGAGAGTGTCATGCAGGACGTGGTCCATTCACTGGATGGTGCTCTGAGG GCTGGTAAGGTCAACTGTGACAATGAAAAATCTCTTTGCAAAAGGTCTGGTGTTTCAATAGGGAAATCGGCCCGCCTCTTTATCTATTCATATGCTACTACAGAGAAAGGGTCTTTGCATGAGTATTCTGGAGAACATGATGCTAAGAGCTTGAAGACATTTTGTCAAGAACACCTGCCAAGATTCTCAAAACGAGTAGATATTGGCCAATTCAGCTTCCCTTTAAATGTTCTACCAAACCTTCCTCAAGTGCTCTTACTATCGAGTAAGAAGGACACACCAGCAATGTGGCGTGCTATCAGTGGGATGTTCCGCAATCGATTAATTTTGTATGATGCTGAG GTTCATGATGTTTCTCATCCGCTGCTCAAAAGTCTTGGCGTGAAGAATCTTCCAGCTGTAATTGGCCGAACCGTGAATGGTGAGGAGCTCCTTCTGAAGGATGGCATTTCGGTGAAAGATCTCAGATCTGGTATCAAGGAATTGAAGACACTGCTAGAAAGTTTTGAGAAGAAGAATAAGAAGCTGTCATCGAATCAAGCTAACAAGAAACCTTCCAGTCAATGGGAAGAAAAAAAGGTCCCTCTCCTCACAGCTTCCAACTTTGAGGAAATCTGTGGAGAGAAGACTTCAGTATGCATCATTGGTGTTTTCGGGTCAAACAAAGCCAAGGGACAGCTTGAAACAGTCCTGTCTGAG ATATCTAAGAAGACTCTGATAAGGGGGCAGAACTATAATTCCAGAAATGCAGTCTCCTATGCTTTGTTGGATAAGGACAAACAATCTGCATTCCTGTCATCGTTTGATAAGTCTGGATATAAGTCATCTGACAAGCTGCTCATTGCCTACAAGCCTCGCCGGGGGAGGTTCGCGGTGTACGACGATGAGGTGACACTGGAAGAAGCTGAAAGGTTCGTGGGATCTGTTTTGAACGGAGACGTTCAACTGTCATCGACCAAACAAAAGCCTGTCCTTAGGTAG